The genomic stretch CCGGCGGCTGGATCATCTATGAATCGGTCCAGCGCCTTATAGAGGGGCCTGAACTCGTCCACCTGAACCAGGGGATCATTGTCCTGGTCATCAGCGCCATCGCCTCCTGGTGGGTCAGCCGCTACCTGCGCCGCGTGGCCAAGGAGACGGACTCCTCGGCCCTGGAGGCTGATTCGTTGCATTTCAGCATGGACGTCTATACCAACAGTGCGCTGATTCTGGGTCTGGCGGTGATCTCCTTCGTGAACATCCCCTGGCTCGACCCGGCACTGTCCATCCTGGTGGCCCTGTATATCCTCTTTGAGGCGGTGCGTCTCGTTCGTCACGGCCTGCGCGATGTCCTCGATGAAGAACTGCCCGAACCAATCCGACGGGAGATAACCGATCTCATCGAGGCCCACCGAAAAATTCTGCTCGACTACCACAATCTGCGTACGCGCCGGGCCGGTTCGCAGAAAATCATCGATTTTCACCTGACGGTCTGCAAACATCTCTCCGTGGAAGAGGCCCATGCCATTGCCGATCACCTGGAGAAGCGTATTCAGGAAGACATTCCCGGCGCGGACGTCATCATCCACATCGATCCCTGTCAGCAGGAAAACTGCCCGGGGATGGAAGCCTGCCCCGCCGACAAAACCCGCCTGGAAGACCATATCCTTGAAGAGTCCCAAAAACAAAAAGAGACCCCCTGAAGAGGTCTCTTTTTGGTGTTTCATACAGTTTATTGAACCCGAGCTCAGTCGGCCGAACTGCCAATGCGGCGGAGCCGTTCGAGGCTCTCAATAACCTCGCGACTCCCCTTCTGACGTTCCTCGATGGCAGAGAAAATACGACCGGCGATGTTACTGACGGAGCCGACGGCCGTTTCAATCTCCCGGGTGTGTGCTTTCTGGCGGTCGGTCGCTTCGGCCATTTCGTCGGCCATCGTCTTGATTTCTTCAATGGACTGGGCGATGCTGCGCGTTCCCTGCGACTGTTCTTTGGAGGCCTGGGATATCTGAGCCGCCATCTCGCCAAGACGTTCGATGGAGCCGGTCACGAAATCGGCACTCTTGGAGACCTCTTCCGTGGCTTTGCGAATCTCCCGGCTCATGTCCATGGCCAGCGAGGCGCTGTCGAGGATCTGGTTAAGCGCCTCTTCGACATATTCTCCCTGGGCGATGCCGTCCTGCACGAGCTGCCGGGTGGTCTCGGCCTGCTGTCCCGTTTCCTGCGAATATTTCTGAATTTCCTCGATAATGTACGAAATGACCCCGGTTGACTGGGAAGTCTCCTGAGAAAGCTTGCGTACTTCTTCAGCCACCACGGCGAAGGAATGGCCGTGCTCACCGGCCTGGGCGGCGATAATCGAGGCATTGAGGGCAAGAAGATTGGTCTTCTGCGAAATTTCCGTGATGACCTCGTTGATGCTGCCGACTTCCTCCCCCTTCTGGCAGAGGCGCTGGATGCTTTCCACGGTGCTTTCGACCGCCTCGGAAATACCATGCAGACCGTACTGGGCATTGGCTACGGCCTCGGCCCCTTTTTCGGCCTGCTCCCTGACCGTCTGCGACATTTCGTGGGAACGGACGCCGTTTTCCTGCACCGAGCGGATGGTGGAGGATATCTCGGTCATCGTCGATATGGATTTATCCATAAAATCGGTGAGTTGGGAGATATTCTGGACGACCTCGTCGATGGAGACGGCAATTTCGTTGGCGGCCGAGCGGGTAGTCGTCACGGCGCCCTGCACGACATCGGCGCCATGGGAAATTTCCACCGTGGCTTCCGCATTGGACTCCGCCGCCCGCCGCAGAGCGAAATCGAGTCGACCGTATTCCTGCCGATACTTGAGCAATTCCTGAAAAGTGGTCTCCAGCTCGCCGGTCAGGGTGTCGACCGCCTCGAGCAGGTCGATCTTGGTGATGGTGGACGCCACCTGATCGGCAAAGAGTTTCACCGTATCGACATCCGTATCGTCGATGTGCTTGCGGTTTATCTTGTTGTCGACGGCAAAAAGTCCGACCACCTGGTCGCGCACCACAATGGGGCAGAGGATAAATCGACGCGAACGAAGCTGCTCGATCTGGTCGTATGGCGGCTGCAGGTGATAGTCCTTCCCCAACTGGGTAATATCGTCAACCAGTAGCAGACGGTTCTCGCTGACAACCTTGTACAAGGCACCGGCCCGCGCATCGAGAGTCAGCGTGATGCCGGAGACATCGTCAGCCCCGCAGCCGCGGCTGGCAATGAATTCAAGAACCTGTCGTTGGCGGTTGACCATAAGAATATTGACGCGGTCATAACCGAGGATGTCGTGCAGACCGTCGGCCGCCAGCTTCAGAACCTCACGGACATCAAGGGATTTCTGAATGTGGTTGCTGATCGAATGGAAGTTTTTGATGCTGTTGTTGAGCTCGCGGAATCGTCGCTCGAACTCTTCTTTCTGCCGGGCGATCGCCGTATTGAGCTCATCCAGATGCAGAGCCCTTTCGTGAATTTTCTGGGAAGTCTTGCCCAGATAGAAACCGAAGGCCCCCAGCACCAGGGCTGTGCCAAGACCCATGTAGGCGTACAGCAGCCGTCCCTCTTCCGAGCCGAGAAAAGGTCCGACAACCTGCTGCCATAGAGTCTGTTCGGGATCCCAGAACAGGATAAGTCTCAGGAGTATCCACCCCAGGGGCGCCAGAATTCCCAGGGCAAATCCCCCGGTGGCGTAAACCCTGCTACGGTTGAGCTCTTTTTCTGCCGGTACTGCCGTCGTTGCCAATGCGGCCTCCCCTTTGTTCCCAAGTGTGTCGCGGTACTCTGGCTGACAAGGTATCGATTTTACAGGTCTGCGGTCAAGAACTAACGATCTATCGCCCCATCATGACGCCAAGGTCTTCGGCGGCCTTAACAAGATCGCCTTCAGGATCAACCAGATTCAGGGCCCCGACCGCCTTTTCGATTTCCACGGCGACAACCTCCCGTCCCCGCAAAGCCACCATATTGCCGAAACTTCCCTGTTCAACAAGTTCCACGGCCTTGACCCCGAAGCGCGAACTCAGGATACGGTCAAAGGAGGAGGGCGTGCCGCCGCGCTGTAGGTGGCCGAGAACAACCGTACGTACCTCCATGTCGAGGCATTGACGAATATGATGACTCACAAACTGGCCGATGCCGCCCAGGCGTTCAACACCCAGGTTCTGCTCAGCGCTGAGTTGGGTGACCTTGTCCCCCCCTGCGGGGAAGGCGCCTTCAGCCACCACGACAATGGAGAAGCGACTGCCCGCGGCGCTGCGCTGCCGGATGGCCTGGCAAACCTTGCCGAGGTCGAAAGGAATTTCAGGAATGAGAATCACATCGGCGCTGCCGGCCAGCCCGGATTCAAGCGCGATCCAGCCGGCATCGCGTCCCATGACCTCAACCACCATGACACGCTGATGACTCTCCGCCGTCGTATGCAGACGGTCGAGCGCCTCCGTCACAATTCCCACGGCCGTATTGTAGCCGAAGGTGACATCGGTACCCCGCAGGTCGTTATCAATCGTCTTGGGAACGCCGACTACCGGGATCCCTCTCTCATTGAGAGCCCGAGCGATCTTGAGGGTACCGTCGCCCCCCACGGCGATAAGGGCGTCAGCGCCGATGGCTCTGAAATTCTGCACAACCTCATCGGATACATCGACCAGAGTCTCCTTGCCATCGATTTCGCGAGGATATTGAAAAGGATTCCCGCGGTTGCTCGTTCCGAGGATGGTCCCGCCCCTGGGAAGAATGCCGCGCACGGAAGCAAGATCGAGGGTGCGAAAACGTGGCTGCCCGACCAGGCCGTCAAATCCATCCTCGATGCCCAGCACCTTCCAGCCCCGCTTAAGGATCGCCGAGCGCACGACACCGCGAATCACGGCATTGAGGCCCGGACAATCGCCGCCGCCAGTTAGAATGGCAATAGTTTTACTCATAAAGGCTCTCCTTGCATGAAGTTGAGGACGAACAAACCCCCGTGGGATTGCATATCATTCGCCTTTACCTGAATCCAGCAGACGGTCCCAGGCCATCCGGGCCGCACCGATCATCCCGGCCTGGTCTTTCAGATTCCCCTGGACGATTTTCAAACGACGAACCGGAATGGCAAAACCCCGTATTTTCAGCTCGGCGTCTAAGGAGGGGCGCATCAGATCAAGACTGTCGCTGGCGCCTCCGGTCACGATTACCCCGTCGATATTGAGCAGATTGGCGACGGCGGCCAACGCCTGCCCGAGACGGCGTCCCCCTTCGGCCAAGGCGGCCAAGGCGGCGACGTCCCCCTGGCGGGCGGCCGCAGCGACCTGCTCGCTGGTCAGCCGCGAAGGCTCACGCGAGGATAAACTACTGGGGATCCCCCGGTCGATGGCGTCCAGAACGTTGCGAACGAGGCCGCGGGCTGAGCTGTATTGCTCAAGACACCCCCGGCTGCCGCAACCACAGGGTCGTCCTTCCGGTTCAACCATGATATGGCCGATTTCTCCGGCGGCACCATCAGCCCCTTCCCAGAGGCGGCCGCTCAGGACAAGCCCTCCACCTACCCCGGTGCCCAGAGTCACCGTCAGGCTGGAATCAAACTGGCGGCCTGCGCCCAACCGGGCTTCCCCTACGGCGATGGCATTGGCGTCATTCATGACAAGCACAGGGAGGTGCAGGGCGGCCTGCATGTATCCGGCGAAGGCAAGCCCATTAAGATGAGGAAGATTGGGGGATATTTCGACGACGCCCCCCGCCGAGATGACGCCGGGGGTACCGATGCCGACGGCGGTGACCGCCCTGCCCATCTCCCCCCCGCGGCGGATCATCTCATGGCAGAGTCCTTCCAGCCGCTGCAGAAAAGCGTCGCGGCCGGAAGAAGCGTCCGTCGACGTGCGTTCGGTCTGTAACGTTTTGCCGTCCGGCTCCACCAACGCCATGCGGCAATTGGTCCCACCGAGATCCACGCCGAGGAGAAGAGGGGCCGTACCCATTACCGTTCAGCACTTTCCGTGGCGATAGCCAGCTTTTTAAAGCCCGCCTGGCGCGCCTCATCCATCAGCTGGACGACCCGGCCATGATAAGCCTCCTTGTCCGCCAGGAGCACAAAGGTGGTGTCGGCCGCCTTTTCGCCAAAAGCCTGCAGACGCTGCCTGAACTGGTCCAGGCTCACCTTCTGGTCGCCGATGGCAATCGCCCCGTCCCGGGCGACATACACCTTGATCTCGTCCGGTTCCTTCATTTCGGCCTGAGAAGACGACTCGGGGAGATCGACGGTCAGCCCCGGCGTCTCCACGAAGGTGGTCGATATCATAAAGAAGATGAGCAGCAGAAAGACCACGTCGACCATCGGTGTCAGGTCCACCCGGGGGTCTTCTCTCTTTTTGCGCAAAAAAGCCATCGGGCTATTCCCCCAGAAGGTCAACCAGATGCAGGGAATGCATCTCCATTTCCAGCGCCAGACGATCGGCCTTGCCCGTCAGATACTTGTGAAAGAGAATGACGGGAATGGCCACGGTCAGGCCGGCTGCAGTGGTAATCAACGCTTCCGAAATGCCCCCGCCGAGGGTGGCCGGGGTACCGACGCCCTGTACGGCGATGACCGTAAAAGCGCGGATCATCCCCAAAACCGTTCCCAGCAGGCCAAGCAGCGGTGAAATCGTGGCGATGGTACCGAGCAGCCCCAGATAACGCTCAAAAGGAGCTGTTTCCCGGGCACCGACCTCCACCACCACGGTTTTTATATGTTCGCGCGGTCGGCCAGCCGCTCTCAACGCCGCAATGAAGATGCGTGACAGAGGGGTGCCCGCTTTCTGGCAGACCACCAGAGCCTCATCGATACGCCTGTTGCGAGCCAGTTCTTCGATATCTTTTACCAAGGGCTCGGTGCCGCGTTGTACCTGAAAAAAATACCAGAGTTTCATCAGAAAAATGGCGAGAGCCAGCACCGAGCCGAGCAGGATGGGATACATCAGCGGCCCACCCTTTTGGAATATTTCCAACATGAATCCTACAGTCCTTTCTTCTTCAGCAGATCTTCGAGAAGGCGGCGACGCCGCGCCCAGAGCGCATTATGGGCGATTCAAAGGCAAAAATCAATTTACCTCAGCCGACGAGGAAGAAGGAGGCTCGGGCTCTGAGAGCTTGGCCCCCGCCTGCGCGTTAACAAGCGCTTTACGGGCCTGGGTCGCTTCCCGCCGCAACCGGATCATCTCCAGTGAGGCCACCAGCAGCCCCAGCAGAAAGCCCAGGGCGAAAATGAAGAGCACGATGAGAAACAAGGGAATTTCGGGGGTTTCAAAGCCAACGAAGGCCACTTTAACCATCTGGGTGTTATTCAGACTGAACACGAAAAGGGCAACCAGAACTACAATCAGCAGAAAGATCTTGAAAGACTTCACGACGCCCTCCTGTCAAAATGAACGACCAGTTTCTCATAGGTCGCCTGGATGTGCTGGGGGATGACACGGACATCGGCGAAAACTGGCATGAAATTGGTGTCACCGCTCCAACGCGGCACGATATGCATATGAAGGTGATCGGCAATACCGGCGCCGGCAATCTGGCCGAGGTTCATGCCGATATTAAACCCCTGCGGACTGAAACAGTCGAGCAGCACGCCCCGAGCCATCACGACCAGCTGATGCATTTCGAGCGCCTCGGTATCGGTGAGATTTTCGAGACAACAGGTATGGCGAAAGGGCGAAACCATCAGATGGCCGTTGGTATAAGGGAACTTGTTCATCATAATGAAGCAGTGCTCCCCCCGGTACAGAACCAGGCGCTGTCGATCGTTGGCACGGTCCTCGTCCAGGCAGAGGACACACCCCTGAGGTGTCTCGCCGTAGATATATTCCATACGCCAGGGTGCCCACAGCTTTTCCATACAGTTTCTCCCTTCGAACCTTAGTTGATCGGCAGGATATGGCCTTGAATGTCCTGGCCGAGTTCCAAAATGCCAACCGAGTGAAAAGGCGCTGCGCGCCGGTCGGTCGGGCTGCCGGGATTAAAAAGGAGCAGGCCGTCTCTACGGTGATTGGCCCAGTGGTGACTGTGGCCATAAACCAGGCAATCGAGGGCTTCTCCCGCAAATTCGGCCATCACGCGCTCCTCCAGGCCGTCGGGCGCCCCCCAACCGTGAATGAGTCCGATGCGAAAGCCCCCTGAGGCGACGATCCGCTTGATCGGCACCCCGGCTTGCGGGGGGTCCATATTTCCTCGGACAAGATACAGGGGGATGCCGTCAAAGGCAATCAACGATTCCGGATGAACCACATCGCCTGCATGCAGAATGAGATCAACCTCCCTGAACTCTCTGCCTTGCAACCGTTCCAGAAGCTCCATCCCGTCCTGGGGGCTGGAAAAATGGGTGTCAGACAAGACGCCAATTCGAAGCATAAGACCTGTTCCCTGGAAAATTTGGTCATAAAATCTACATCTTTAGAACCAACGGTGCCAGTCATTCTTACCTCTGCTCAACACAGCCTGTCAATTATATCCTATCCCCGGACGTCTACAGGACCCCCCATTCGGACAACTGGCCAAAAACAGCCAGTCAGGTTGTTTTTGGACGGTACAGGAGGCGACCGTAAAAAACAAACAACTATTCAACATCCTTGACCCGGGCGTTTCGCGGTGTATTTTTGGTAGAGCATACAGTTTAAAATAACTTGGCACCGCCATTGCTTGGTGACTACACTTCCTTTTTTTAAACACGGTTATTGTATAGGGCGGCAAGAGGCAGATTGCGCTTGACAAGCCTGCAGTGGCTGGCTATGGTTCGTTTTAATCTTACTAAAGGCTTCCGCCGCAAAATTCATGTTTTTTACTTAAGAATTTCAAGCAAGTAAGATAAGGGAAGCAATTCCACAAAAGGTATTTTTTAGCTAAACTAAAAAACCATTTTACAGGAAGGAAAAAACCATGTCCAAACGGCAAGACGCGCTGGATTACCACAGCACCGGCCGCAAAGGCAAGATCGAGGTCATTACCACGAAACCCTGCGCCACCAGTCGCGACCTTTCCCTCGCCTACAGCCCGGGGGTGGCAGAACCCTGCCTGGAGATCGAAAAAAACCCCAACGACGCCTACAAGTATACAGCCAAGGGGAACCTGGTCGCCGTCGTTTCCAACGGGACGGCGGTCCTTGGCCTGGGGGACATCGGTGCCTTGGCCGGCAAGCCCGTCATGGAGGGGAAAGGCGTTCTTTTCAAGCGGTTTGCCGATGTCGACGTCTTCGACATCGAACTGGACACCAAGGATCCCGACGAAATCATCCGTACCGTCAAACTGCTGGAACCGACCTTCGGGGGCATCAACCTGGAGGACATCAAGGGTCCTGAATGCTTCTATATCGAAGAAGAACTTCAGAAAATCATGAACATCCCGGTCTTTCACGATGATCAGCACGGCACCGCTATCATCGCCAACGCCGGCCTGCTCAATGCTCTTGAATTGATCGGCAAAAAAATCGAGGATGTACGCATCGTGGTTAACGGTGCCGGTGCCGCTGGCATCGCCTGCGCCAACATGGCCCTCACCCTGGGAGCCAGAATTGAAAACATGTACCTCTGTGACAGCAAGGGCGTCATTTACAAAGGACGCACCAGCGGCATGAACGAATACAAGGAGCGCCTCGCCAACGACACCGAGATGCGCACCTTGGAAGAAGCCATGACTGGCGCCGACGTCTTTTTCGGCGTATCCGTCAAAGGAGCCGTCACTCGCGAAATGGTGGCCTCTATGGCCAAAGATCCCATCATCTTCGCCATGGCCAACCCGGACCCCGAAATTACACCCGACGAAGCCAAGGCAGTGCGTGACGATGTCATCATCGGTACCGGTCGCAGCGACTATAACAACCAGGTCAACAATGTCCTGTGTTTTCCCTTCCTCTTCCGCGGGGCACTCGACACCCACGCCAGCGCTATTAACGCCGAGATGAAAATGGCGGCCGTCAAAGCGCTGGCCGGTCTCGCCAAACAGGACGTTCCGGATTCGGTGCGCAAAGCCTACGGCAATGTCGAAATCAAATTCGGCCGCGAATACCTTATCCCCAAACCCTTCGATCCCCGCGTGCTGCTGCACGTCGCCCCCGCTGTCGCCCAGGCGGCCATGGACAGCGGCGTCGCCCGTCGCCCCATTGAAAACATGGAGCGCTATCGCGAATCTCTTGAGGCCCTGCAGGGACGCTCCAAGGAAATCATGCGGGCGCTCATCAACAAAGCCAAAGCCAACCCGAAGCGCATTGTCTTTCCCGAAGGCGAAGACGAAAAAGTGTTGCGTGCCGCACAGATTCTCATCGATGAGCGCATCGCCATCCCCATCCTGCTGGGTTTCAAGGATGAGATCGACGCCAAAGTCAAGGAACTCGGACTCGATCTTGGCAACGTCGAAATCATTAATACCATGCGCGCAGACAAAACTGACGAGTATACCGACATGCTGTTCCAGGATCGTCAACGCAAAGGGGTCACCCTGGCCGAAGCTTCGCGTCTGATTAAAAAGAACCGCAACTACTATGGCGCCATGATGGTCAAAAATGGTGATGCAGACGCCCTTCTTTCCGGTGTCAGTCATCACTACCCCGACGTCATCCGCCCCGCCCTCGAGGTCATCGGCAAACAGGATGGCCTGTCGAAGGTTCACGGCCTGTACATGATGGTTTTCAAGAAAGACGTCGTTTTCTGCGCCGACACCACGGTCACCATCGAACCAACCGCTGAAGAGCTGGCGGAAACGGCCATCCTGACAGCCCACAAGGCTCGCTACTTTGAGGTAGAGCCGCGCATCGCCATGCTCTCCTTCTCCAACTTCGGCAGCACCGAGCACCCTCTCTCCCTGAAAGTGAAACGGGCCACGGCCCTGGTGCAGGAATGGGCCCCGGATCTGGTCATAGACGGGGAAATCCAGGCGAACGTCGCTCTCGATCCCGACCTCATCGCCCGCCAGTACCCTTTCTCCAAACTCAAAGGCAATGCCAACGTCATGATCTTCCCCGACCTGCAGTCCGGCAATATCGCCTACAAGCTGCTGGCCAAACTCGGTGGCGCCGAAGCGGTCGGCCCCATCCTCATGGGCATGAAAAAGCCCGTACACGTCTTGCAGCGCGGTGACGATGTCGCCGACATCGTCAACATGGCTGCCGTCGCCGTGGTCGACGCCCAGGAAGCGTCGGTCTCTTAAACCCGTTGCCATCACCGATAAATACCGAAGGAGGGGCCTATTTGCCCCTCCTTTTTTCTTCTTTTCTTCCCTCCCAGAATGGTTCCTGTTAAAATGCCTGGATCTTTTTGAAACGGAGAGACAAAAAATATGCGTTATCTGAGTACCCGCGGCAAAGTCCGCAACCTGACTTTCAAAGATGCCGTCATGATGGGGCTGGCTGACGACGGCGGCCTGCTGCTGCCTGAGTCGATCCCTATGCTGACCCCAGGTGACATTGCCGCCCTGTCCAAGCTGGCCTATCCTGAACTCGCTTTTCAGATTTTGTCCCGCTTCGTCGGTGACATCCCGGCCGCTGACCTCAAGGATCTTATCGACCGCTCGTACCAGAGCTTCACCCACCCGGACGTGACCCCCGTCGTTCACAAGGACGGCATCTATATCCTCGAACTCTTCCATGGTCCGACCCTGGCCTTCAAGGATGTCGCCCTGCAGTTTCTCGGCAATCTGTTCGAATACCTGCTCAAAGAACGCGGGCAGAAGATGAACATCCTGGGGGCGACCTCCGGCGACACCGGTAGCGCCGCAATTTACGGCGTACGAGGCAAAGAAAACATCAATATCTTCATCCTGCATCCTCACGGAAAGGTTTCGCCCATTCAGGAACTGCAGATGACCACGGTGGTCGATCCCAACGTGTTCAACCTGGCCATTCGCGGCACCTTCGACGATGGTCAGCGTATCGTCAAGGAAGCCTTCAGTGATCTGGCTTTCAAAGAGAAGCATGCCCTCGGCGCGGTGAACTCCATCAACTGGGCTCGTGTGCTGGCGCAGGTCGTCTACTATTTCTACGCCTGGGGCCGCGTTTCAGCGGAGACGGGGTGCCAGGAAATCTACTTCAGCGTACCCACCGGTAATTTCGGGGATATCTTCGCCGGCTATATCGCCCGTCGCATGGGTCTTCCCATTCGGCGCCTGATTCTGGCCACCAACGAAAACAACATCCTCTGCCGTTTCGTCCGTGACGGCGACTACAGCGTCAGCGCGGTGGCTCAGACCTACTCGCCCTCCATGGACATCCAATTGGCCAGCAATTTCGAACGCTACCTTTTCTACCTCTACGAGCAGAACAGCACCCGCGTGGCGGAGGCCATGGAAACCCTGCAAAAGACCGGCCGCCTGGCCTTCAGTGACGCCGAGCGAGAGCAGGTGTCCCATGATTTTCTGGCCCTGACCGTCGATGGCGACGACACTTTGGGCACGATTCAGGACTTCCATCGAGCCACGGGCTATACGCTCGACCCGCACACCGCCGTCGGAGTGAAGGCTGGACGCGAACTGGCCGGCGGCGACTATCCCGTCGTCTGCCTGGCCACCGCCCACCCGGCTAAATTCGGCGAGGCGGTGCGGAAAAGCATCGGCAGCGATCCCGAGCGTCCAGCCTCACTGGAAGGGATCGAATCCCGCGAGAAACGCTGCGTCATCCTTGATGCTGACGCCCAAGCCGTCAAGGATTTTCTGCAAGATCACGCCATCTAAAGGGCTTCGTCCTTTTTCTTAAACCGCCGAAACGCAAGAACGCCCCTGGCCATCTATGACCAGGGGCGTTCTTGCGTTCAGGTACTACCTGTTCGATCTTAGCAGTCGTAATACAGGGCGAACTCGAGAGGCACAGGCCGCATGCGGACTGGATTGACCTCCGCCTCGGTTTTGTACTCGATCCACTTTTCGATAACATCCTCGGTGAAGACGTCCCCTTTAAGCAAGAAAGCGTGATCCTCTTTGAGGCTACGCAATGCCTCTTCAAGGGTGCCGGCAACATTCGGGATATCCTTGAGTTCTTCCGGTGAAAGGCCGTAGATATCCTTATCGAGAGGATCGCCCGGATCGATCTTGTTTTCGATACCGTCGAGACCGGCCATCAGCATGGCCGAAAAGGCCAGGTAGCCATTGCAGGACGGATCGGGGGTGCGATACTCGATACGCTTCGACTTGGGATTGCTGGTTACAGGAATCCGCAGAGAAGCCGAGCGGTTACGGTTGGAGTAAGCCAAATTGACCGGCGCTTCGTAACCCGGGACCAGACGCTTGTAGGAGTTGGTGCTGGGGTTGGTGAAAGCACACAGGGCCTTGGCGTGCTTCATAATGCCGCCGAGGTAATACATGGCTATTTTGGAGAGACCGCCATAACCGTCACCGGCAAACAGATTGACGCCATCTTTCCAGAGGGACTGATGGCAGTGCATCCCCGAACCGTTATCGCCGAAAATCGGCTTGGGCATGAAGGTGACGGTCTTGCCGTTGCGGTAGGCGACGTTCTTGATGATGTACTTGAACCACTGCAGGGTATCGCCCATGTGCAGCAGGGAATCGAAGCGCATATCGATTTCGCACTGTCCCCCGGAAGCCACCTCGTGATGGGAGGCCTCGATGCGCATGCCGACGCGCTGCAGAACCTGCACCATTTCATTGCGCAGATCGATAAGGGAATCGGTAGGTGCTACCGGGAAATAACCGCCCTTGTGGGCAGGCTTGTAGCCCAGGTTCGGATATTCTTCACGACCCGTGTTCCAGGCGCCCTCGATGGAATCGACACAATAGAAGGCCTGGTTAGCGGTAGAAGAGAAGCGCACATCGTCAAAAACGAAGAACTCGGGCTCGGGGCCGAAATAGGCTGTGTCTGCAATGCCCGTCGA from Desulfuromonas sp. KJ2020 encodes the following:
- a CDS encoding NADP-dependent malic enzyme — protein: MSKRQDALDYHSTGRKGKIEVITTKPCATSRDLSLAYSPGVAEPCLEIEKNPNDAYKYTAKGNLVAVVSNGTAVLGLGDIGALAGKPVMEGKGVLFKRFADVDVFDIELDTKDPDEIIRTVKLLEPTFGGINLEDIKGPECFYIEEELQKIMNIPVFHDDQHGTAIIANAGLLNALELIGKKIEDVRIVVNGAGAAGIACANMALTLGARIENMYLCDSKGVIYKGRTSGMNEYKERLANDTEMRTLEEAMTGADVFFGVSVKGAVTREMVASMAKDPIIFAMANPDPEITPDEAKAVRDDVIIGTGRSDYNNQVNNVLCFPFLFRGALDTHASAINAEMKMAAVKALAGLAKQDVPDSVRKAYGNVEIKFGREYLIPKPFDPRVLLHVAPAVAQAAMDSGVARRPIENMERYRESLEALQGRSKEIMRALINKAKANPKRIVFPEGEDEKVLRAAQILIDERIAIPILLGFKDEIDAKVKELGLDLGNVEIINTMRADKTDEYTDMLFQDRQRKGVTLAEASRLIKKNRNYYGAMMVKNGDADALLSGVSHHYPDVIRPALEVIGKQDGLSKVHGLYMMVFKKDVVFCADTTVTIEPTAEELAETAILTAHKARYFEVEPRIAMLSFSNFGSTEHPLSLKVKRATALVQEWAPDLVIDGEIQANVALDPDLIARQYPFSKLKGNANVMIFPDLQSGNIAYKLLAKLGGAEAVGPILMGMKKPVHVLQRGDDVADIVNMAAVAVVDAQEASVS
- the thrC gene encoding threonine synthase; translated protein: MRYLSTRGKVRNLTFKDAVMMGLADDGGLLLPESIPMLTPGDIAALSKLAYPELAFQILSRFVGDIPAADLKDLIDRSYQSFTHPDVTPVVHKDGIYILELFHGPTLAFKDVALQFLGNLFEYLLKERGQKMNILGATSGDTGSAAIYGVRGKENINIFILHPHGKVSPIQELQMTTVVDPNVFNLAIRGTFDDGQRIVKEAFSDLAFKEKHALGAVNSINWARVLAQVVYYFYAWGRVSAETGCQEIYFSVPTGNFGDIFAGYIARRMGLPIRRLILATNENNILCRFVRDGDYSVSAVAQTYSPSMDIQLASNFERYLFYLYEQNSTRVAEAMETLQKTGRLAFSDAEREQVSHDFLALTVDGDDTLGTIQDFHRATGYTLDPHTAVGVKAGRELAGGDYPVVCLATAHPAKFGEAVRKSIGSDPERPASLEGIESREKRCVILDADAQAVKDFLQDHAI
- the glnA gene encoding type I glutamate--ammonia ligase; its protein translation is MTPREVVAFATENKVEMVDYKFLDFVGIWQHFTTPISEFSEDVFEEGLGFDGSSIRGWQPIHNSDMTLIPDPTTAKIDPFPEIPTLSIICNIYDPITKEGYTRDPRFIARKAEAYLKSTGIADTAYFGPEPEFFVFDDVRFSSTANQAFYCVDSIEGAWNTGREEYPNLGYKPAHKGGYFPVAPTDSLIDLRNEMVQVLQRVGMRIEASHHEVASGGQCEIDMRFDSLLHMGDTLQWFKYIIKNVAYRNGKTVTFMPKPIFGDNGSGMHCHQSLWKDGVNLFAGDGYGGLSKIAMYYLGGIMKHAKALCAFTNPSTNSYKRLVPGYEAPVNLAYSNRNRSASLRIPVTSNPKSKRIEYRTPDPSCNGYLAFSAMLMAGLDGIENKIDPGDPLDKDIYGLSPEELKDIPNVAGTLEEALRSLKEDHAFLLKGDVFTEDVIEKWIEYKTEAEVNPVRMRPVPLEFALYYDC